The proteins below come from a single Pradoshia eiseniae genomic window:
- a CDS encoding glycine--tRNA ligase — protein sequence MTKTMDQIVSHAKHRGFIFPGSEIYGGLANTWDYGPLGVELKNNIKKAWWKKFIQESPYNVGLDSAILMNPRTWEASGHIGNFNDPMIDCKKCKARHRADKLIEEAMQEKGQEIIVDGLPFEKMQELIVENNIACPDCGSKDFTEIRQFNLMFKTFQGVTESSTNEIFLRPETAQGIFVNFKNVQRTMRKKLPFGIAQIGKSFRNEITPGNFTFRTREFEQMELEFFCKPGTELEWFDYWKNFAEKWLLSLGMKAENFRLRDHEEEELSHYSNATTDFEYKFPFGWGELWGIASRTDFDLKRHMEYSGEDFHYLDQETNEKYVPYCIEPSLGADRVTLAYLIDAYEEEQLEDGTSRTVMHLHPALAPYKAAILPLSKKLSEGAKEVFANLAQDFMVDYDEAGSIGKRYRRHDEIGTPFCITYDFDSVEDKMVTVRDRDTMEQTRVSIEELPAFLNSKMKF from the coding sequence ATGACCAAAACAATGGATCAAATTGTATCACATGCGAAACATAGAGGATTTATCTTCCCAGGTTCTGAGATTTATGGCGGTCTGGCCAACACATGGGATTATGGCCCGCTTGGCGTGGAGCTTAAGAATAATATTAAGAAGGCGTGGTGGAAGAAATTCATTCAGGAATCTCCGTACAATGTCGGACTAGATTCTGCCATCCTTATGAATCCGCGTACATGGGAGGCTTCCGGACATATCGGGAACTTTAATGATCCAATGATTGACTGTAAGAAATGTAAAGCTCGTCATCGTGCTGATAAGCTTATTGAGGAAGCTATGCAGGAAAAGGGCCAAGAAATCATCGTTGATGGCCTTCCGTTTGAGAAAATGCAGGAATTAATCGTTGAGAATAATATCGCTTGTCCTGATTGCGGCAGTAAGGATTTCACGGAAATCCGTCAATTCAACCTTATGTTTAAAACATTCCAAGGAGTGACGGAATCAAGCACAAACGAAATTTTCCTTCGTCCGGAAACAGCACAAGGTATTTTTGTGAACTTCAAGAATGTTCAACGGACCATGCGCAAGAAACTTCCATTTGGTATTGCCCAAATCGGTAAAAGCTTCCGTAACGAAATCACACCTGGTAACTTTACGTTCCGTACCCGTGAATTTGAGCAAATGGAGCTAGAATTCTTCTGTAAGCCAGGAACTGAACTAGAATGGTTTGACTATTGGAAGAATTTCGCGGAGAAATGGCTACTTTCATTGGGCATGAAGGCAGAAAACTTCAGACTTCGTGACCATGAAGAAGAAGAGCTTTCTCACTACAGTAACGCAACAACAGACTTTGAATACAAATTCCCGTTCGGCTGGGGTGAACTATGGGGCATTGCTTCTCGCACAGACTTTGACCTGAAACGCCATATGGAATACTCCGGAGAGGATTTCCACTATCTTGATCAGGAAACGAATGAAAAATATGTGCCATACTGCATCGAGCCATCTTTAGGCGCAGACCGCGTAACACTCGCTTACTTGATTGATGCTTATGAGGAAGAGCAGCTTGAAGACGGCACAAGCCGTACCGTGATGCACCTGCACCCTGCGCTTGCTCCATATAAAGCGGCTATCCTTCCGTTATCGAAGAAGCTATCTGAGGGGGCAAAGGAAGTGTTTGCTAACCTTGCGCAAGACTTTATGGTCGACTATGATGAGGCAGGCTCTATTGGCAAGCGTTACCGCCGTCATGATGAGATTGGCACACCATTCTGTATCACCTATGACTTCGATTCGGTAGAAGATAAGATGGTCACTGTCCGCGACCGTGATACAATGGAGCAAACAAGAGTAAGCATTGAAGAATTACCTGCTTTCTTGAACAGCAAAATGAAATTTTAA
- a CDS encoding helix-turn-helix transcriptional regulator — MSTIELTKRQEHILQIVKDNGPITGEHIADQLNLTRATLRPDLAILTMAGYLDARPRVGYFYTGKTETQLLADNLKKLLVGDYQSIPVVVGEGMTVYDAICTMFLEDVGTLFVVDKESLLVGVLSRKDLLRASLGKQDLTTIPVHIIMTRMPNITVCTKEDYLIDVAEKLIEKQIDALPVVKQIDKGFEVVGRITKTNIAKAFVALASE; from the coding sequence GTGAGTACAATAGAATTAACAAAAAGACAGGAACATATATTGCAGATCGTAAAGGATAATGGTCCCATTACTGGTGAACATATTGCCGATCAATTAAATTTGACCCGTGCAACATTGCGTCCAGACTTAGCAATCCTCACAATGGCTGGATATTTAGATGCCAGGCCAAGAGTAGGCTATTTTTATACAGGAAAAACGGAAACACAGCTTTTGGCAGATAACTTGAAGAAGCTACTTGTCGGGGATTATCAGTCTATTCCGGTCGTCGTAGGTGAAGGTATGACGGTCTATGACGCAATTTGCACCATGTTTCTTGAGGACGTCGGTACGTTATTTGTCGTCGATAAAGAGTCCCTGCTCGTAGGTGTATTGTCACGTAAGGACTTATTGCGTGCTAGCCTCGGTAAGCAGGACTTAACTACTATTCCTGTGCACATCATTATGACGCGTATGCCAAATATCACGGTGTGTACTAAAGAAGATTATCTGATAGATGTTGCCGAGAAGCTCATTGAGAAACAAATTGACGCTTTACCGGTCGTGAAACAGATTGATAAGGGGTTTGAAGTGG